Proteins co-encoded in one Setaria viridis chromosome 9, Setaria_viridis_v4.0, whole genome shotgun sequence genomic window:
- the LOC117838686 gene encoding peroxisomal membrane protein 13 isoform X1, whose product MAAGSNLPPKPWERAGASSGPAPFKPPSGGTTNEVVEASGTAKHGEIVSATGNNVTSNVTSNISRPVPPRPWQQQGYGNSYGGYGSNMYSSYGGFNGTYGNNMYSGYGGGYGTTYGGYGGPMYNGGTGGPYGGYGMGMGPYNQGPNSFGPPAPPPGFWVSFLRVMHGVVNFCGRVSFLVSQNTQAFHMFITALLQLCDRAGMLYGELARFVLRLLGIKTKPKKGGVKGSGAPPLEGTSQQFVEAPKATNSSWDSVWTENGKGK is encoded by the exons GTAGTAATCTGCCACCAAAGCCGTGGGAACGTGCGGGAGCTTCATCTGGTCCAGCACCTTTTAAGCCCCCATCCGGAGGTACCACTAATGAAGTTGTTGAAGCTTCTGGGACAGCGAAGCATGGAGAAATTGTTTCTGCTACAGGGAACAATGTCACTTCCAATGTAACCAGCAACATCTCAAGGCCTGTTCCGCCAAGGCCATGGCAGCAGCAAGGCTATGGAAATTCTTATGGGG GTTATGGCTCTAATATGTATAGCTCTTATGGCGGATTTAATGGGACCTATGGAAACAACATGTATTCAGGTTATGGAGGAGGTTATGGTACTACGTATGGAGGTTATGGTGGGCCAATGTATAACGGTGGAACGGGAGGACCCTATGGTGGTTATGGCATGGGCATGGGTCCTTACAATCAGGGTCCAAATTCATTTGGCCCTCCTGCACCACCTCCTGGATTCTGGGTGTCCTTCCTACGAGTG ATGCATGGTGTTGTAAATTTCTGTGGGCGGGTTAGCTTCCTGGTTAGCCAGAACACTCAGGCATTCCACATGTTCATTACTGCACTTTTGCAG CTATGTGATCGGGCTGGAATGCTTTATGGTGAGCTTGCAAGATTTGTTTTACGTTTGCTGGGgatcaaaacaaaaccaaagaaGGGTGGTGTTAAGGGCAGTGGAGCTCCGCCATTGGAGGGAACAAGCCAGCAGTTTGTTGAGGCACCGAAAGCTACCAACAGCTCATGGGACAGCGTCTGGACTGAGAATGGCAAGGGGAAGTAA
- the LOC117838684 gene encoding glycolate oxidase 1, with product MGEITNVMEYQAIAKQKLPKMAYDYYASGAEDEWTLNENREAFSRILFRPRILIDVSKIDMTTSVLGFKISMPIMIAPTAMQKMAHPDGEYATARAASAAGTIMTLSSWATSSVEEVASTGPGIRFFQLYVYKDRKVVEQLVRRAEKAGFKAIALTVDTPRLGRREADIKNRFVLPPHLTLKNFEGLDLGKMDQANDSGLASYVAGQVDRTLSWKDVKWLQSITSLPILVKGVITAEDARLAVHSGAAGIIVSNHGARQLDYVPATISALEEVVTAAQGRIPVYLDGGVRRGTDVFKALALGAAGIFVGRPVVFALAAAGEAGVRNVLRMLREEFELTMALSGCTTLADINRSHILTEGDKLRPTPRL from the exons ATGGGGGAGATCACCAACGTCATGGAGTACCAGGCCATCGCGAAGCAGAAGCTTCCCAAGATGGCCTACGACTACTACGCCTCCGGCGCCGAGGACGAGTGGACGCTCAATGAGAACCGGGAGGCCTTCTCCAGGATCCT GTTCCGCCCTCGCATACTGATCGATGTCTCCAAGATTGACATGACCACAAGTGTTCTGGGCTTCAAGATCTCAATGCCCATTATGATTGCTCCTACCGCCATGCAGAAAATGGCTCACCCAGATG GGGAGTATGCAACTGCACGGGCTGCATCAGCAGCAGGGACTATCATG ACACTGTCATCATGGGCTACTTCAAGTGTTGAGGAGGTTGCCTCCACCGGACCTGGAATCCGTTTCTTCCAGTTATAT GTGTACAAGGACAGGAAGGTGGTGGAGCAGCTTGTGAGAAGGGCCGAGAAGGCCGGGTTCAAGGCGATCGCGCTCACCGTGGACACCCcacgcctcggccgccgcgaaGCCGACATCAAGAACAG GTTCGTTCTGCCGCCACACCTGACGCTGAAGAACTTTGAGGGCCTGGACCTTGGCAAGATGGACCAG GCCAACGATTCTGGGCTGGCGTCGTACGTTGCTGGGCAGGTTGACCGCACCCTCAGCTGGAAG GATGTCAAGTGGCTGCAGAGCATCACCTCGCTGCCGATCCTGGTGAAGGGAGTCATCACTGCCGAGGACG CGAGGCTGGCCGTCCactccggcgcggcgggcaTCATCGTGTCGAACCACGGCGCGCGCCAGCTGGACTACGTGCCCGCCACCATCAGCGCCCTCGAGGAG GTCGTGACGGCGGCGCAGGGGCGCATCCCGGTGTacctcgacggcggcgtccgGCGCGGCACCGACGTGTTCAAGGCGCTcgccctcggcgccgccggcatCTTC GTCGGGAGGCCGGTGGTGttcgcgctggcggcggcgggcgaggcgggcGTCCGGAACGTGCTGCGGATGCTGCGGGAGGAGTTTGAGCTGACCATGGCGCTCAGCGGCTGCACCACGCTGGCCGACATCAACCGCAGCCACATCCTCACTGAGGGCGACAAACTCCGCCCCACGCCCAGGTTGTGa
- the LOC117836033 gene encoding uncharacterized protein, whose protein sequence is MSQGTSPLPKDKGPTTEPGKAVGIKRLQSDTPSSPGYHNVYVRRKVESEHSKVNPSQDLKGNGRDKAKEQETHQDVQQDQQEEASRTQVSSPVAESVDIVSSKSPEKTNAEIVPEKTEPPVASGTGIQEDVKQLSIQYWNERFNRLQTYLESCDHSTQEGYLRKLRSLSAAGRSMHAIELEKRAIHLLVEEGKELQRMKALNVLGKVSPNASSKPTPLQRQSQK, encoded by the exons ATGTCTCAAGGAACTTCTCCACTGCCAAAAGATAAAGGTCCTACAACAGAACCTGGAAAGGCTGTGGGCATCAAACGGCTGCAGTCTGATACTCCCTCGAGTCCTGGATATCATAATGTTTATGTAAGAAGAAAAGTAGAATCTGAGCATAGTAAGGTGAATCCTTCTCAGGATTTGAAAGGTAATGGAAGAGACAAAGCAAAAGAGCAGGAGACACACCAAGATGTTCAACAAGATCAGCAAGAGGAGGCCAGTAGGACCCAAGTGTCATCCCCTGTTGCTGAATCTGTAGATATAGTATCTTCCAAATCTCCTGAAAAAACAAATGCAGAAATTGTGCCAGAGAAAACTGAGCCACCAGTTGCTTCTGGCACTGGCATTCAAGAGGATGTGAAACAGTTAAGCATACAATACTGGAACGAGAGGTTTAATCGATTACAGACATATTTGGAGAGCTGTGATCATTCGACCCAGGAGGGTTATTTGCGAA AGCTTAGGTCCCTTTCGGCAGCTGGGCGAAGCATGCATGCGATTGAGCTGGAGAAAAGGGCAATACACCTCCTAGTGGAGGAAG GGAAAGAGCTGCAGCGGATGAAGGCTTTGAATGTTCTTGGGAAGGTCTCCCCAAATGCTTCATCGAAGCCAACACCTTTGCAGCGGCAGTCTCAGAAATGA
- the LOC117838686 gene encoding peroxisomal membrane protein 13 isoform X2 has protein sequence MAAGSNLPPKPWERAGASSGPAPFKPPSGGTTNEVVEASGTAKHGEIVSATGNNVTSNVTSNISRPVPPRPWQQQGYGNSYGGYGGGYGTTYGGYGGPMYNGGTGGPYGGYGMGMGPYNQGPNSFGPPAPPPGFWVSFLRVMHGVVNFCGRVSFLVSQNTQAFHMFITALLQLCDRAGMLYGELARFVLRLLGIKTKPKKGGVKGSGAPPLEGTSQQFVEAPKATNSSWDSVWTENGKGK, from the exons GTAGTAATCTGCCACCAAAGCCGTGGGAACGTGCGGGAGCTTCATCTGGTCCAGCACCTTTTAAGCCCCCATCCGGAGGTACCACTAATGAAGTTGTTGAAGCTTCTGGGACAGCGAAGCATGGAGAAATTGTTTCTGCTACAGGGAACAATGTCACTTCCAATGTAACCAGCAACATCTCAAGGCCTGTTCCGCCAAGGCCATGGCAGCAGCAAGGCTATGGAAATTCTTATGGGG GTTATGGAGGAGGTTATGGTACTACGTATGGAGGTTATGGTGGGCCAATGTATAACGGTGGAACGGGAGGACCCTATGGTGGTTATGGCATGGGCATGGGTCCTTACAATCAGGGTCCAAATTCATTTGGCCCTCCTGCACCACCTCCTGGATTCTGGGTGTCCTTCCTACGAGTG ATGCATGGTGTTGTAAATTTCTGTGGGCGGGTTAGCTTCCTGGTTAGCCAGAACACTCAGGCATTCCACATGTTCATTACTGCACTTTTGCAG CTATGTGATCGGGCTGGAATGCTTTATGGTGAGCTTGCAAGATTTGTTTTACGTTTGCTGGGgatcaaaacaaaaccaaagaaGGGTGGTGTTAAGGGCAGTGGAGCTCCGCCATTGGAGGGAACAAGCCAGCAGTTTGTTGAGGCACCGAAAGCTACCAACAGCTCATGGGACAGCGTCTGGACTGAGAATGGCAAGGGGAAGTAA